The sequence GTAGCTATATTATTAACAAGCAGGTTAATCACTTTAATAGCCAGAAACCTTataagagcaaagaaaaatgattcATAGCATATGTCAGAATAATGCTActgtgaaataataaaatgaaaggagaCAAATCGTCCTAGAGAGCATTTCACTCCTGCGCAGTATTGTTTAGTCTGTATTGTTAATCAAATCTGGCATATTCATaattttcaagaggaaaaagaaaagaaaacaggaaaaaaacatagaTACACTCTCAAGGCAGTAAAGCCAGATATTAAAAACATTCCTATCCAACTTGCATATGATTCCGTGACttactttcagtattttttctctgctaCTTCCTCTACATAAAATGGCATACATCTTTCATGGACATGATATATGTTCACACCCATGCAGACCTTGTCCTTTTAGCCAGATTTGACTGAATAATATAATTTGTACTCCTGATAAATACCAAGGCATTtataatttaaagtatttaaaatgccTTGGTATTAAAATCCTCTAGCCCACACATTACTGACAAGCTTAAGGCAATTTAAAAGCCCAACCAGTCCAGCCTTTTACATAAACTAATGGTTTAGAGAGCTCTATGTGCTATTTGGGATCTTTTAAACCATCTAGTTccctttcattaaaaaaacaaaaagacaaaataaaagggGTAAAAGAGCTGTAACTCCAGATAGTAAGGGAAGAGTCTCTGAAAGTATCCTGACTATAATTTTACTTAACAAtggcttaaaaagaaaaaaaatcctactgttTTCAGAATATGACATACACCCTTAATTCTGGTCGATTTGTATGCTGGCATAAGCTAACACACAAAACATAGATCAATTCTTTCACAAGTACAGCTTTTCTTTACACCATTTAATAATGCAATCAACAgttaaacacagattttatcTGCTCAAAAGGAAACTGAACTGACTTGAATAGACCTGTAACCTTTCCTGCAGGAAAGATATTCAATTTGCAAATATGTTTATAGAGagctatttttgtttgttttcagggaATACCATGTAACCAGAAATTAAATCCTTCCAAGTGTCAAAGATAGTGACTGCATAATCCTGCTAAGAGACGTATGGAGATATTTCTGTATGCAAATTCATTTTAGTAAAAATATCTCTCTCTATGTAATATCTGCATCAGAAGCTATAAATATCTAAGTACAGATGGTGCATAAGGCTACAAAACTATGGAATTTTGCTGTGAATTCTATGTATTAGCTACATGCACAGAAAGACAGTGCATGTGTTCTTAACATGGTTAAGTATGATAGTTTTTTAACAATGATTTATTAATGAATATTGATTTAAGTGGCTTAGTTCTgaaacaagaacattttttttggtatttgaTATTTGGCTATGATGAATAaagtttcttcctttgtttaattaaacatttcatcattgctgccagcacagctagGTGTAGGAAAGCATCACTtaccagaactgaacacagagTGGTGCTATTTGAACAAAAATGGATTGTATTTGGTCCTTAAAAAAGAGTTTGGGATGTGTTAAACAACTTTTTGGGTAAtaactttgctttaaaataaaaaccaaatcaaaacaaagaaacaacataAAAGAGCCAGGTTTCATGTGAACTGCTGTTGAAATCACCTGATGATAACATGTAGCCCAGTCATCCATAcgaaaactattttcttttaagctttCTAAGTTGCCCAGCATTGAAATATTACAGCTTGTAATGACAGTTGTAACGGGATTAAATGTGCTATGCAAGAATTCTCCGAAGATATTTGGCTTAAGATATCTGGAAAGTAAACACATGGCACAGTCACTTATCTTAACTTGCCATCGTAGATTTCAAGCTAAAATaataacaaaccaaaaccatttgGAAGCAAAATATTCACCTAATGCATTCTCTCACActagagagaaggaagaagttttttacaatgagggtggtaaaacactggcgcaagttgcccagagaagttgtggatgccccatccctaaAAACGTTCAAGGTCAGAgtggacagggctctgagcaatctggactagtggaaggtgtccctgcccacggcagaggAAGGGTGGaaagagatgatctttaagggtcccttccaactcaaactattctcTGATTCACGGGATTCACCAACAGTGTAGTGATAACGCACTGAACTCCCTTGTGTTAAGCTGATGCACAGAGCGCAAAAGGCTACTTGTCCGAGCTCGGCTGACCAGAGATGGTTAACGTTTCGGTCTCTTCTCGCGAGTAGTAAGtgatgggagaagagaaaacagcctcAGGTTGCGCCTGCTGAGGTTCAGACTGGATATCAGGGAGCATTTGTCCAGCGAAAGGGTTGCCAAGCGCTGGCGCACGATGCCCAGGGCAgcggtggagtcaccacccctggaagcGTTTAAAAGACGTGCAGACGTGGCGcttgggaacatggtttagCGTAGACCTGGCAGTGCAAGACACGCGGTTGGACCGGATGATCCGAAagctccttccccaccccaacGATCCCCCCGCATCCTCCCGCTCAGCATCCCCTCAGCCCCCGCCTCAGCCTCGCTCCCGTTGGCCAATCACCGCGCAGCGCGGTCGCCATGGCGACGCGGGacgcgcggggccgggcccgccaTGGCGGCCTACGGGCGGGGGGTGCGCGTCGGGAACTGGCTGGAGGACCTGCACGAGCAGGAGGTACCGgagcacacacaccccccaacacacacacaccgcACGCTCTTACCCCCCAGCGctttaaattcagtttaaacCCCGAGATTCTGCGTGCTGGATAACGCCGTCTGCCTCTCTTTCCTTTGCCAACAGGAGCTCCTGAGGGATTTTATCAGTAGGAGAGAACGAGGGCAGCTTTTAATGCAGAGATTAGCCAGACTTCAAGAGAATATTTTGaagaaggtaatttttaaagaaggttATGTCCCATGACCCCATATAGAGAGGCATAGCTTTTATTGTTGTTCATATTGTTACACGTTCAATAACAACTGGCATATTGTTATTATAGAATGCATTAAGAATGCTACGGACTATATGCTAAAAACACTTCTGATATTAAGTTCAGATGATTCTGCAGAATGTTATGTCCATTTTAATTTAGGTAAAGCTATCAGTGTCTGTTGATGGACTGGTTCACTTTGGGGACACTGTGATGGTGATGAACCCAGACACCAAAACCCCGGAGGCGAAGGACGATGAAACACGTGGTGACCTGACCTTGGCAGTGGATATGGAGGAAATATCCCTGTTTTCCGATGACCCACCGCAAGTCTCACGTGGACTGAGCGCAGTCAAGAGCGTGAACCCTGTGGGTCGAAATAGTTTCTGTATCGTAAGGTCTGGTGCTTTATCCTGagttattttcagttattatttCAGCTTCAGGTATCCTGTTCAGAGAAATACGCAATGAAGTTTGCTAATGTAAGAATGAATTATGAGtgaatttaatatatttcagaagAGTCATTGACTTCGGTCATGCATTAAGCTTGATTCTGTGCTGCATATTACTCTGATTAATTGTAAGGACCTTTAAATCAACTTAGATGTGAAAACAGAATTGAGTTCACTGTATCATTTGGTaaattctgcagctgtttttatTATGGTCAtatttcagctgtaaaatacaaaacatatCCAAATATTGCTTAGTATTAATATTCACTCTCCTGCAAATAAGGTCTCTGAAGTAgaaattgcttttgctttccatgaAATGGACATTTTTCTGTTGTCCTAAAAAACCCTAAGAAAACAGCATATTCTCTCcctcaaatatatatttaattgcCATTGTCTGTGggacaagaaacagaagaacaggGTCCTGCTCAATAGCTGAAGGTTCTTCCTtaggttaaaatattttacctatTTTAAAAGGTCAACTTAATGCAAAAGGCCTAACTGTAGACTAAAACAGATAAACCCCCCCAATAATAGTAAAACTGATTATTTCaatgcatattttttcatttttacaattTTAACAGTGCTGATGGAAGTGAAGTGGGTGAACCACTTAGATTTGGGCAAAACTTTCTTCTTGGGACAACAGGAGGGATTTCTGACACAATGGTAAGGCAATAAAGTTGCAAATGAATATACTGATAGTATGCATTGAATCACTCtctaaatatagatatataaaacTGTATAGTGGTTCAACATCTTGGCTTTGCAGAACAGATTCAGAGTCATGCATATATCAAGATAAGAAATACCTATTTTGAAAGTTTATGCAACTTGCCTGAGGTCTGATGTGCAGGCCAAGGGGGTTGTCAGCGAGAAGTACTGGATAAAGGAGAccttaaaaagtaaaagaaaaaaggaaatcaaaattaGCTTGTGAATCATGAAAGAATTCatttgggagattttttttttcccctcacttcgAAGAACTCCAAAATGAGAAGATTTGATTTCTTGTGAAGATAATATCCAGTAGGTATATGAAGTCATGTAGTATTCTATCCTTCTGAGGGAGCAGATTTCTATTAAATGTTAACATTGTTTCCCTCTGTAAGTTAAAAGCAAAGAAGGCAGTACATGTTACATATGCACTCAAAATATATCACCACAACTTTGGAAAAGTTTTCCTTCTCAACAACCACTTTGGTgagataaaatatttgaaatataaattcaattttaaatttgtattcACTGGTCTGCCTATAGAATAGCTACTTAATGAGTTTATCAACAGAATAGAATCTGTGCTATGGCTGCATAGCTTTAGCTGGGCAGACTGATTTGTCAGGAGCCAAGAGAAAAGGTTTTGTgctcaaaaatatgttttaaaattacatatcttgtttcttttatattgaTACTGTCCTAAACATATGGgtttatttacagttttatcTAGGAAGTGACCACAAAACATTCACAGCATTTGCTAAAAAATCTCGCCTTCAGCCGGTATTTTTGACAGGTGAGGATTCCTATTTGACTTGCTGGCAAGCTGCCTTCCTGGATCCACAGCTGCGTCTTGAATACGAAGGATTTCCAGTTCCTGTAAGAAATTAAACCTGTAGGAAgtgttttgaaaatttaattgaaaCAGTAGATGAAGTACTTAGAAAAAATAAGTATTCACATATTCCCTTTTGCCGGTTCTGACCTCTAATTCTAGGAAGCAGTAGAAAGAATCTCTTTGATTAGAGAGAATCTCTTTGATTAGGGAATCTGCTCATACAAATATTTGGTTCTGGTGTTCATTTTGAGGTTGACTTGTTCAGTTTTTCTCATCAGAAATTTTCAAACCTTGACATCATGTTGTGAGGGTGCAGTACTTACCTGTTTTTCAGGACTTCGAGGTACTAAAATTCATTTCCAGTATTAGGAACTCTCATTAAATAAGAGCTCCTGtacattaaatttaaaattattagaaaaaaaaaatctccaggcATCTGAATAAGTGGatgtttttccaaatgtttttaaCCTTTTGTTAATACAGTACTTTCTTGTACTAGATAACTGCTAGGCTTCCTGAAGTGTTGGCTGTACAGCAAAATATCACAAATATTCCTCTACAGCCTTGAACTGAGACTCATCTGCATGAATCAGCTCACTAATAAACACAGTCAAAGCGATCTATTTGTTAAAGACAGGGTTTTTTCACAGTGTTGGTGTAAAAATATTTGCCAAGTGTCTTcccttgtgtttttttttccaggcaaacACTAAAATTCTAATTACTCATTGTTATACTAATCGGAACTTAGCCATTCCAAGGAACTTTTGTGTATGGTAAGAATAATTTATATCTGGCAGGGTTGTGCATAATGATGTGCCAACATCAGGAATTACTGTAAGAAGCAAGACAGGTGATTTAGGAACACACtgaggaaatgggaaagaatGCAGAATGCCATTCTCCTTTcccttattttatttctggacTGTAATGTGTGCACTGTGTTGCTGCAGGCAAGTGTCTCAGACTTACTTGTTTTGCTTCTGTCCATCTGAATCAATCTCTCAACAAACTGAAGTTAATTCAACAATTCAAgttaatatatatacattaaattaatattGATTAAGCACTGCTAAAGCGTATACCAATGTTTCCCATTAACTTCTGAGCAAGACCTGACTAAGAATTTGTATCAGGTATTTGAAGATGAAACAAAGTCTGAAAGTTTGAGGCTGAAACAGTTATTAAGTAGACAGAGTCTTCCTCAGTCAGAGAGAAATGAGGACAGAGACCTAAACAGTTTGTACATACTGAGTTGGTGCATCACTGCCTTATACTGATGGGGCTCCTTTTACCTCTGAATCTAGAAAGATGGCATTTCTCTTGGATTTCAAATTCCTAAATTATTTGTAGGAAACAAAGTGGGATATTGTGTTTCTTGTAAGGGTCTGATATTTGGAAGCATGTGGTGATATTACTGAACAAGACAGGAAAAACATGAGGAAATCCTGAACAATTCACAAATAATGAAGATTTTctgaatttatatatatatatatatatatatattaattctCCGTGCCTATCCcccccctctttctttttttttttttttttgactttgcAGGtcttattttggaaaagaatgTGAAGTTGTTTGTCACAATTACCTGGACTCCCACAAAGTTGAAGAATATAAGAATTACTGGGAAATAATTACAGGAAACCCTGGTGCAGAAGGTGGTACAATGATTGATAGACGCAAACCTCACCCAGATGGGTATAAGAATGAAGAACTTTCctgaaaaaacagagaatatAAAAATCCAAGACTACATCCAATAAGAGGTTGATGAGACTCTGattcttgatattttttttttgctgtttagaTTTTAGTTTTAgagatgtttgttttaaaaatggaaatgaaagtcTACCATTAGTAATATTGCATGATCTTATTAACTCATCAAGGTTATGCAGTGGGCAAAAAACTACTAACATTTGACGAACCACTCATCAAAAATTTGTGAATCAGGAAGGGttcattttcccatttccaCTTTCACTGATAGGAAAAAATGCCAGAATCCAGGAAATCTAATAGatttatatgaaattatttgctttcagGATATATTTAACCAATTcttccaaaaccaaacaagtgtcacactttttaaaagagtgAGCATACAGTTACCAAAACATTGACAACAAAACACATACAAAGCTCTAATGGGATACTTTGACATTTAAAGTTCATCAGAAAGAAAGCTGGTTGTTTAGCTTGTTCCCCACTCTGTCTAGCACAATTTTGCCAATTATTACATCATAAGTGAGATTTCTTCATCTTGAGATTGGCTTCTGATTTATGGATATAAATTGAGTTTTCTATGCTTGTCCATGTATTCTAAATTCCTAAATATCAAGTAATCAAGAACTCGAACACGGTGATAGAGACTAGAGACTTCTGACAGCCTCTTCCATACATCACTGTATTCCATTTGCCTCTCACTCACAGCATTTTTCAATCTGTAATAATTTCTAACAAGTTTGAGAGCAATGTAAAATTGTCAAAGAAAATTAGGCACCTAGaagtttcatgaaaataaaagccaaagcagaaaacaaagaagagtCACTGTAAGTTTATCCAGTAAGAAGAAGATTGTTACTACCTAATTTGACACCAGAGaatccacattaaaaaaaattgccttaaaagagtaaaaatttcagctgaagCTCACCTTTTTCTTAAACAACAAAATCAATCAAGCATAAGATGCAAAGACTTGGAAAACAGAAGTCATTATTTCGTAGTTACCTGTCTTTATCTGGAAGTTTAAGCAGCACCACAGAGACTCTTTTAATGTATGACATTCCATTATATCCATTTAGTTAACTCACATGTATACATATTTCATCTCTTACTGTACCACAAGAACAGGCTCTTTCTGCACAAAGTAAGTGAATACTTGAGTAAAATACTATGTAGAGCTCCATTCTCAAAAGATCCCAAAGATCTTCAGTGATCATAAAGgtcaaataaaacttttaaagtttcaccaaaacaaacccactaAACATTCACAAAAGATAGGACTGATCCAAATATATCTTCAAGATCTATTCCCAAATAGTCTGTTTCAAACCCACTGGCAAGGCTTAAAAAGTTCTTGCCTTTattcagtttaaataaaatcagcagACTGCAGCATCAGTTAATGAGCACTTGGCATACAGGATCTCAGAGCAGGAGACATTAGGGTGCTGTGACATGCAGGTTTGCTTTGGGGCACTGTACTGCAGAGGACAGTTTTTGAATAACACTCCTTGTGTGCAAACCTTTACAGATCTAAAATATCTCAAAGTAGCCTTAGGAACTTACTCTGTCCCTTTTTGTGCAGAGATATGTAACCTGATGTGTGGCAAATAATGCATGTTTCTTTAGAGGCCCTTTTAATCCTCCAACTTTCAGAGGTTAAAATTCTGCACATTTTCACAACAGACTGACATAAATCTGCTTATATTTTGTAGGCATTAAACTAGTAAAACTGTAACTGCATAAGTACACTGCAGTGTTTCTAATTTGACCATTGTGGACTTTTACTGGTATTAGATACAGCTATTTCAGCTCTGGCTAAGTCTCTTTCC is a genomic window of Chiroxiphia lanceolata isolate bChiLan1 chromosome 12, bChiLan1.pri, whole genome shotgun sequence containing:
- the CFAP161 gene encoding cilia- and flagella-associated protein 161 produces the protein MAAYGRGVRVGNWLEDLHEQEELLRDFISRRERGQLLMQRLARLQENILKKVKLSVSVDGLVHFGDTVMVMNPDTKTPEAKDDETRGDLTLAVDMEEISLFSDDPPQVSRGLSAVKSVNPVGRNSFCIVSADGSEVGEPLRFGQNFLLGTTGGISDTMFYLGSDHKTFTAFAKKSRLQPVFLTGEDSYLTCWQAAFLDPQLRLEYEGFPVPANTKILITHCYTNRNLAIPRNFCVWSYFGKECEVVCHNYLDSHKVEEYKNYWEIITGNPGAEGGTMIDRRKPHPDGYKNEELS